A window from Streptomonospora salina encodes these proteins:
- a CDS encoding branched-chain amino acid ABC transporter permease — MVSLSDHESTSRDGGPGGAAPAPTLGDRWRALPALVRFPLAAVAAFAAIVALTSVTGPTADLRIGSVGYYMLAIAGLQLLIGYSGQISLGHGAFMFIGAYTVALLVLNQPALPLWLNMIITVVLSCGAGLLVGAATARLHGPYLAGATLALAVGLPSLTVRYPELLGGSNGLAFSTRGAPASLAGVVTDTQWQAAAVWLTTLIGLVVLATISAGRLGRRMRALRDDESAAGLAGIPVGRTKVIAFVISAGAGGLAGACQAYLLGTATPSSFGVTLSLSLLAALVLGGLGSMWGAFFGAVALVYIELWGEDLAHALSLDSNVANNLPIVFFGVLLILIILVWPRGLHGMASSLAGSVRRGR; from the coding sequence ATGGTCTCGCTGAGCGACCACGAGTCCACGAGCCGGGACGGCGGGCCCGGAGGCGCCGCCCCCGCGCCCACTCTCGGCGACCGGTGGCGGGCGCTGCCGGCGCTGGTGCGGTTCCCGCTGGCTGCCGTCGCCGCGTTCGCCGCGATCGTGGCGCTGACCTCGGTCACCGGCCCTACCGCCGACCTGCGCATCGGCAGCGTGGGCTACTACATGCTGGCCATCGCCGGCCTGCAGCTGCTGATCGGCTACAGCGGACAGATCTCGCTGGGCCACGGCGCGTTCATGTTCATCGGCGCCTACACCGTGGCCCTGCTGGTGCTGAACCAGCCGGCGCTGCCGCTGTGGCTGAACATGATCATCACGGTCGTGCTCAGCTGCGGAGCCGGACTCCTGGTGGGCGCGGCCACGGCGCGACTGCACGGGCCCTACCTCGCCGGCGCCACGCTGGCGCTGGCCGTGGGACTGCCCTCGCTGACGGTGCGCTACCCCGAGCTGCTCGGCGGCAGCAACGGGCTGGCGTTCTCCACCCGCGGCGCTCCGGCCTCGCTGGCCGGGGTCGTCACCGACACCCAGTGGCAGGCCGCCGCGGTGTGGCTGACGACGCTGATCGGCCTGGTCGTGCTGGCCACGATCAGCGCCGGGCGCCTCGGCCGGCGAATGCGTGCGCTGCGCGACGACGAATCGGCGGCGGGCCTGGCCGGAATCCCGGTGGGCCGCACCAAGGTGATCGCCTTCGTCATCAGCGCGGGCGCCGGCGGGCTGGCCGGCGCGTGCCAGGCCTATCTGCTCGGCACGGCCACACCCAGCTCCTTCGGGGTGACGCTGTCGCTCAGTCTGCTCGCAGCCCTGGTACTGGGCGGGCTGGGCAGCATGTGGGGCGCGTTCTTCGGCGCCGTGGCCCTGGTCTACATCGAGCTGTGGGGCGAGGATCTCGCCCACGCCCTGTCGCTGGACTCCAACGTCGCCAACAACCTGCCCATCGTGTTCTTCGGCGTGCTGCTCATCCTGATCATCCTCGTCTGGCCGCGCGGCCTGCACGGGATGGCGAGCAGCCTCGCCGGTTCGGTCCGCCGCGGGCGCTGA
- a CDS encoding branched-chain amino acid ABC transporter permease — protein sequence MDQFIDLTLNGLSQGAVYAALALSLVIIYQATRVVNFAQPALALISVYIAYTVSQATGSYWLGFGAALATGLVLGAATERLLIRPVHGRSPLNAIIVTLGLLLVLQGLAGMIWTNEPHSFGYPMDYRGRFSAADWFALGSVGTAALLLFGLYRFTPLGLRMRAAAFRPEAARLSGVRVGLMLTAGWAIASVIGALAGMLAAPPFIFPNVLDEVFIFAIAAAVVGGLENPFGALAGGVLLGLGMSYVSGYAGPELTTLAALAILVVVLSIRPDGLFSRPTARKV from the coding sequence GTGGACCAATTCATCGACCTGACACTCAACGGACTGTCCCAGGGGGCGGTCTACGCGGCGCTGGCACTGTCGCTGGTCATCATCTACCAGGCGACCCGCGTGGTGAACTTCGCGCAGCCGGCGCTGGCGCTGATCTCGGTCTACATCGCCTACACGGTGTCGCAGGCCACCGGCAGCTACTGGCTGGGATTCGGCGCGGCGCTGGCGACCGGCCTGGTGCTGGGCGCGGCCACCGAGCGGCTGCTGATCCGCCCGGTGCACGGGCGCTCCCCGCTCAACGCCATCATCGTCACGCTGGGCCTGCTGCTCGTGCTGCAGGGCCTGGCGGGCATGATCTGGACCAACGAGCCGCACTCCTTCGGCTACCCGATGGACTACCGCGGCCGGTTCTCGGCTGCCGACTGGTTCGCGCTGGGCTCGGTGGGCACCGCCGCGCTGCTGCTCTTCGGGCTCTACCGCTTCACCCCGCTGGGGCTGCGGATGCGCGCCGCGGCCTTCCGCCCGGAGGCGGCCCGGCTCAGCGGCGTGCGGGTGGGGCTGATGCTCACCGCCGGCTGGGCCATCGCCTCGGTGATCGGCGCGCTGGCCGGAATGCTGGCGGCCCCGCCGTTCATCTTCCCCAACGTGCTCGACGAGGTGTTCATCTTCGCGATCGCCGCCGCGGTCGTGGGCGGCCTGGAGAATCCGTTCGGCGCGCTGGCCGGCGGCGTCCTCCTCGGCCTGGGCATGTCCTACGTCTCCGGCTACGCCGGTCCGGAGCTGACCACGCTGGCGGCGCTGGCCATCCTCGTCGTGGTGCTGAGCATCCGGCCGGACGGCCTCTTCTCCCGCCCGACCGCGCGAAAGGTGTAG
- a CDS encoding ABC transporter ATP-binding protein encodes MTTTTPAPLLAAEGITVRFGGLTALNDVALSVAPGSVVGLIGPNGAGKTTLFNAVSGVIGPQRGTVSWKGRALRRHRPHHLADLGIARTLQGLNLFPGLSALDNVMVGADRLARGGAGAMLTGLGRYHSDERRLRERAMAALEEFGAAHAAHAMPGTLPFGVQKRVALARAVVAEPELLLLDEPASGLSGADMDSLAAAIGSFRSRMGVLLVEHHMDLVMGVCDHIVVLNFGEVIAAGPPDRIRSDPAVAEAYLGDAEEVGTDG; translated from the coding sequence ATGACCACCACCACGCCGGCCCCCTTACTCGCCGCCGAGGGGATCACCGTGCGCTTCGGCGGCCTGACCGCGCTCAACGACGTGGCCCTTTCGGTGGCGCCCGGCAGCGTCGTCGGGCTCATCGGGCCCAACGGCGCCGGGAAGACGACGCTGTTCAACGCCGTCTCCGGAGTCATCGGCCCGCAGCGCGGCACGGTCTCCTGGAAGGGCCGCGCACTGCGCCGGCACCGCCCCCACCACCTCGCCGACTTGGGCATCGCCCGCACACTGCAGGGGCTCAACCTGTTCCCCGGACTGTCGGCGCTGGACAACGTCATGGTCGGCGCCGACCGGCTGGCCCGCGGCGGCGCCGGAGCCATGCTCACCGGCCTGGGCCGCTACCACTCCGACGAACGGCGGCTGCGCGAACGGGCCATGGCGGCGCTGGAGGAGTTCGGCGCCGCCCACGCCGCCCACGCGATGCCCGGCACCCTGCCCTTCGGCGTACAGAAGCGCGTGGCCCTGGCCCGCGCGGTGGTCGCCGAACCCGAGCTGCTGCTGCTGGACGAGCCCGCCAGCGGCCTGTCGGGCGCGGACATGGACTCCCTGGCCGCGGCGATCGGATCCTTCCGCTCCCGCATGGGGGTCCTGCTGGTCGAACACCACATGGACCTGGTGATGGGCGTGTGCGACCACATCGTGGTGCTCAACTTCGGCGAGGTCATCGCCGCAGGGCCGCCCGACCGCATCCGGTCCGACCCCGCGGTGGCCGAGGCCTACCTGGGCGACGCAGAGGAGGTGGGCACCGATGGCTGA
- a CDS encoding ABC transporter ATP-binding protein: protein MAEQPILAVEGLTATYGAVAALNAVSMTVPRGGICAVLGANGAGKTTLLRTISGLKRADAGRVLLGGTDITRIPAERHVHHGLVHVPEGGGVIAELTVEENLRLGGLWRAGRRRRAARTAEVVELFPPLRERLARPAATLSGGERQMLAIGRALMADPRVLLLDEPSLGLAPLVTRQIMDMLLQLRADRDLTVVLVEQNARSALSITDHGFVLNQGEVVMQDSSRRLLADDRMRHAYLGF, encoded by the coding sequence ATGGCTGAACAGCCGATTCTGGCCGTGGAGGGGCTCACCGCGACCTACGGCGCCGTCGCGGCGCTCAACGCGGTGAGCATGACCGTGCCCCGGGGCGGCATCTGCGCGGTGCTGGGCGCCAACGGGGCCGGTAAGACGACGCTGCTGCGCACGATCAGCGGCCTCAAACGCGCCGACGCCGGCCGCGTCCTGCTCGGGGGGACCGACATCACGCGGATCCCCGCCGAGCGCCACGTCCACCACGGCCTGGTGCACGTGCCCGAAGGCGGGGGCGTGATCGCCGAACTGACGGTGGAGGAGAACCTGCGCCTGGGCGGGCTCTGGCGCGCGGGCCGGCGCCGGCGCGCGGCGCGCACCGCCGAGGTGGTCGAGCTGTTCCCGCCGCTGCGCGAGCGCCTCGCGCGTCCGGCGGCCACGCTCTCGGGCGGCGAGCGCCAGATGCTGGCGATCGGACGGGCGCTGATGGCCGACCCCCGGGTGCTGCTGCTGGACGAGCCCTCACTGGGCCTGGCGCCCCTGGTCACCCGCCAGATCATGGACATGCTGCTGCAGCTGCGCGCCGACCGCGACCTGACGGTGGTGCTGGTGGAGCAGAACGCCCGCAGCGCGCTGTCGATCACCGACCACGGCTTCGTGCTCAACCAGGGGGAGGTCGTCATGCAGGACTCCTCCCGGCGGCTTCTGGCCGACGACCGCATGCGCCACGCCTACCTGGGCTTCTAA